A single region of the Oncorhynchus keta strain PuntledgeMale-10-30-2019 chromosome 4, Oket_V2, whole genome shotgun sequence genome encodes:
- the LOC118372408 gene encoding rho GTPase-activating protein 21-like isoform X5: MATRWTDSPQDDEENKHGDVSRSCEAKQKDGRDQSEASATGSPVGVEEEPFSWPGPKTLRLQRTSQGFGFTLRHFIVYPPESAVHSSLKDEDNGSRGRQRNRLEPMDTIFVKQVKEGGPAHGAGLCTGDRIVKVNRESIIGKTYSQVIALIQNSDTSLELCVMPKDEDILQLFSRDITALAYSQDAYLKGNEAYSGNALHIPEPPPICYPRIEPKAPGMAQALDLSPSTEASRSGRPAQAGAGRQGTSTAGHTDMGYRLEIPVPPSPPPQSPKTQTVVCVCNESVRTVVVPPDPVPDREPRCVSRAGPSHRTDENRFGSPLGLTTRPRILVTPGPPGGSQLQYTPIPTRPTESSVFSPSGSRPSPIYPDKHHLTPSPRTTVADTLPSPTTPNHYIPSPSSPATSISPHQNIDWRNYTTYKDYIDAKRLHTYGCRTIQERLDSLRAAANPNAAYALQPGPPSASASSQGLGGSQIRRRSTSHDRGSYQGATVAPLRSASQERLGGGGPERTAMPRDWPRSASQDALPSSAVMGVAKPRARSCDYLGRQGEPAAMVSTERGVGGYSRAELEDSLLLYRGEEAKASRHGAVLKQLPQPHRTSLTGMPIAAPMFTKGTTEPLLPSRTDSLAQTALSRPSRLPVKNSTSDPSPLSLPSTRGPSNSSAMDLLKDQRAMVVGNHLGYSSSPLQQLQLRGRADSLREESGRDVGLGARSSSCSGPSKVPVQRQQATSSSTSTSSSTVNSTVTLRSKVPALVRTSGRPLEGVEGPDATVVVLRRDKNSGPQPIRHPSYILAVNDTDLETPIEVGTLAAKRGSGGWLSNDVQRDVTLRRLGEQHKASCASNLDDSLDSIPFIDEPSSPSIDHDTSHIPASAVISVTPIVTTIPPSPTSPSPLIRRQRSHDHDSLRLTAIESDSGTKTERSKSYDEGLDNYREGRQIPGLKGLRKATVDRSSEDSGSRRDSSSDIFSDASKEGMLHFRQINTDKSKRVGGGMRPWKQMYAVLRGHFLCLYKDKKEGQAHANSQVEDEPQPISIKACLIDISYSDTKRKNVLRLTTSDCEYLFQAEDREDMLAWIRVIQENSNLDEENAAFTSRDLISRKIKEYNTLMSPTGSKNEPSPKPSRQSLSIRQTLLGGKGETKSLSPHLPKAEQERKNMHKDDTSPPKDKGTWRKGIPGLMRKPFERKPSPGITFGVRLDDCPPAVTNRFVPLIVEVCCNLVEERGLEYTGIYRVPGNNAAISNMQEELNNKGMNDIDIQDDKWRDLNVISSLLKSFFRKLPEPLFTNEKYADFIEANRTVDPVERLKLLKRMLHELPDHHYETLKFLSAHLKTVADNSDKNKMEPRNLAIVFGPTLVRTSEDNMTHMVTHMPDQYKIVETLIQHYNWFFTEEGNGEPVTMSRYENAVESQPVPNIDHLLNNIGRTASTQGEVSGNVFPGPDRLCGDSPTSDSAKSKGSWGSGKDQCSREHLVSSIFAAANRKRKKPKDKPQLSSSDDDLDSVFPKKELPGQKQNHRGLEVEQGISVSPEAKEQAKTGEENGRGIELTPKGKKEHRNSFFLREKPLSRQSSPAPSLKNSGSPRLSYHIAQLGKPSFSDTPSHLDEPTSDLGTMSSGASMPRARPKKWVSGAAAPDLSVAGAGASAGAEVSSITSDYSTTSSITFLTAADSSALSPEVQGGDEADDERSELISEGRPMETDSESDFPVFATGGGNVQIMPVLVPNQTGHGPEKPDPAAADGKTTPKLEPRRLFPSHRLIECDTLSRRRSLRQKTDSESSVEGGTGSGERVEGRSESTRLSRVLEVMKKGQSTSSLNSSSRSESERPPEPALRLNITERLKFRLRTSADDMFGVGSQKSQSSPETRSKKKNIRRRHTMGGQRDFAELAVINDWREQGGVDQAAELSAMDRLKPKCSSQDFSIRDWIARERCRAGVSEFSMDSPPKVVPEGNRAQAQGTTPERPSPSGSPCLQPMVGEQVNGGGPQGRNKASLNLAADDAHPHKLSGAQVVRSRFYQYL; the protein is encoded by the exons GGGACCGGATTGTAAAGGTGAACAGAGAAAGTATCATTGGAAAGACGTACTCCCAAGTGATCGCTTTGATACAGAACAG CGACACCTCGTTGGAACTATGTGTGATGCCAAAAGATGAGGACATTTTGCAGTTG TTTTCCAGGGATATCACTGCTCTG GCCTATTCCCAAGATGCATACCTCAAAGGGAACGAGGCATACAGCGGAAACGCCCTACACATCCCGGAGCCTCCTCCCATATGCTACCCGAGGATAGAGCCTAAAGCCCCAGGGATGGCCCAGGCCCTGGACCTATCCCCCTCCACAGAGGCCTCCCGGAGCGGCAGGCCGGCCCAGGCAGGTGCAGGGAGACAGGGTACCTCCACGGCAGGCCACACAGACATGGGCTACCGGTTGGAGATCCCTgtccccccttctcctcccccgcAGTCCCCTAAAACCCAGACGGTGGTTTGTGTGTGCAACGAGAGTGTGAGGACAGTGGTGGTGCCGCCTGACCCAGTACCGGATCGGGAGCCCCGTTGTGTGTCTCGGGCTGGCCCCAGCCATAGGACCGACGAGAACCGTTTCGGAAGTCCCCTGGGCCTCACAACCAGGCCTAGAATCCTTGTGACCCCTGGCCCCCCTGGAGGTTCACAACTACAATATACCCCCATCCCCACCCGGCCCACAGAATCCTCAGTCTTCTCCCCCTCTGGCTCTAGGCCTTCCCCAATCTACCCTGACAAACACCACCTCACCCCTTCCCCGCGAACCACGGTGGCCGACACCTTACCCTCCCCCACCACGCCCAACCACTACAtcccctcaccctcctctcctgccaCGTCCATCTCACCTCATCAGAACATCGACTGGCGCAACTACACCACCTACAAGGACTACATCGACGCCAAGCGGCTGCACACCTATGGCTGCCGCACCATCCAGGAGCGCCTAGACAGCCTGCGGGCGGCGGCCAACCCCAACGCCGCTTACGCACTGCAGCCTGGTCCTCCCAGTGCCAGTGCCTCCTCCCAAGGCCTGGGGGGGTCCCAGATTAGACGCAGGAGCACGTCCCACGATCGGGGATCCTACCAGGGGGCCACTGTGGCTCCACTGCGAAGTGCCTCCCAGGAGAGGCTAGGTGGGGGAGGGCCCGAGAGGACAGCCATGCCCAGGGACTGGCCCCGGAGTGCTTCCCAGGATGCCCTACCCTCCTCAGCCGTCATGGGAGTGGCCAAGCCCCGGGCACGCTCCTGCGACTACCTGGGCCGGCAGGGCGAGCCAGCGGCAATGGTatctacagagaggggagtgggaggttacagcagggcagAGCTGGAGGATAGCCTGCTACTATACAGGGGTGAGGAGGCCAAAGCCAGCAGACACGGGGCAGTGCTGAAACAACTACCCCAGCCTCACAGGACCAGCCTTACAGGTATGCCCATCGCTGCCCCGATGTTCACTAAAGGTACGACGGAGCCGTTGCTCCCCTCTAGGACAGACAGCCTTGCACAGACAGCCCTCAGTAGGCCCTCACGGTTGCCTGTTAAAAACTCCACCTCGGACCCATCGCCACTCTCCTTACCTTCTACCCGGGGCCCCAGTAACAGCAGTGCTATGGACCTGCTCAAAGACCAAAGAGCCATGGTGGTGGGTAACCACCTGGGCTACTCTTCCTCGCCCCTGCAGCAGCTACAGCTCCGGGGGCGGGCAGAcagcctgagagaggagagcgggagggaTGTGGGGCTGGGTGCCAGGTCCTCCTCCTGCTCCGGCCCCTCCAAAGTCCCTGTTCAGAGACAGCAggccacctcctcctctacctccacttcctcctccactGTTAACAGTACTGTGACCCTCAGGTCAAAGGTCCCCGCCCTGGTGCGGACTAGCGGGAGGCCGTTGGAGGGTGTAGAAGGGCCGGACGCCACAGTGGTGGTCCTGAGAAGGGATAAGAACTCGGGACCCCAGCCCATCCGCCACCCCTCCTACATCCTAGCTGTAAACGACACCGACTTGGAGACTCCAATAGAGGTGGGGACTCTAGCAGCTAAGAGGGGATCGGGGGGCTGGCTATCCAACGACGTCCAGCGAGACGTGACCCTGAGAAGGCTGGGAGAGCAGCACAAGGCCTCGTGCGCCAGCAACCTGGACGACTCACTCGACTCCATCCCCTTCATCG ATGAGCCTTCCAGTCCAAGTATTGATCATGACACCAGTCACATTCCCGCTTCAGCTGTAATATCTGTTACTCCAATCGTCACCACCATACCACCCAGCcctacctctccatctcctcttatTCGACGACAGCGGTCACATGACCACG atTCTCTTCGACTCACAGCGATTGAATCGGATTCTGGTACCAAAACGGAGAGGTCCAAATCCTACGATGAAGGTCTGGATAACTACAGGGAAGG GAGGCAAATACCTGGTCTAAAGGGCCTTAGGAAG GCGACGGTGGACAGGTCTTCAGAAGATTCCGGATCCAGGAGAGATTCCTCATCAGATATCTTCAGTGACGCTTCCAAGGAGGGCATGCTCCACTTCCGACAGATCAACACGGACAAGAGTAAG cgtGTTGGTGGGGGAATGCGCCCCTGGAAACAGATGTACGCAGTGCTGCGAGGACACTTCCTCTGCCTATATAAGGACAAAAAGGAGGGACAGGCTCATGCCAACTCCCAGGTGGAGGACGAGccacagccaatcagcatcaaGGCCTGTCTGATTGACATCTCCTACAGCGACACGAAACGCAAGAACGTGCTGCGTCTGACCACGTCGGACTGTGAGTACCTGTTCCAGGCAGAGGACAGAGAAGATATGCTGGCCTGGATCAGAGTCATACAGGAGAACAGCAACCTGGACGAGgag AACGCAGCCTTTACCAGCCGTGACCTCATCAGCCGAAAGATCAAGGAGTACAACACGTTGATGAG CCCGACAGGCAGTAAGAATGAACCGTCGCCCAAACCGTCACGCCAGTCGCTGAGCATCAGACAGACGCTActaggagggaagggggagaccaAATCTCTGAGTCCACACTTACCCAAAGCAGAGCAGGAGAGGAAAAACATGCACAAAG ACGACACCAGTCCACCCAAGGACAAGGGGACGTGGAGGAAAGGTATCCCAGGGCTGATGAGGAAGCCCTTTGAGAGGAAGCCTTCTCCAGGCATCACTTTCGGGGTGAGGCTGGACGACTGCCCCCCTGCTGTCACCAACAGG tttGTTCCCCTCATTGTGGAGGTGTGCTGTAacctagtggaggagagggggctgGAGTACACAGGGATCTACAGAGTCCCAGGGAACAACGCAGCCATCTCCAACATGCAGGAGGAGCTCAACAACAAAGGCATGAACGACATTGACATCCAGGATGAC AAATGGAGGGATCTGAATGTGATCAGCAGTTTACTTAAATCCTTTTTCCGGAAACTTCCAGAGCCTTTGTTCACCAACG AGAAGTATGCGGACTTCATAGAGGCCAACAGGACAGTGGACCCAGTGGAAAGACTGAAATTGTTGAAGAGGATG CTTCACGAGTTGCCAGATCATCACTATGAGACCCTCAAGTTCCTCTCGGCTCATCTGAAAACAGTGGCTGACAACTCTGATAAAAATAAG ATGGAACCTAGGAACCTGGCCATCGTGTTTGGTCCCACTCTGGTGCGCACTTCAGAGGACAACATGACCCACATGGTCACCCACATGCCCGACCAGTACAAGATCGTGGAGACTCTCATTCAGCAT TACAACTGGTTTTTCACAGAGGAAGGCAATGGGGAGCCAGTG ACAATGTCCCGATATGAGAATGCGGTGGAGTCTCAGCCTGTGCCCAACATCGACCACCTGCTCAACAACATCGGCCGCACGGCCTCTACGCAGGGGGAAGTCTCAGGTAACGTGTTCCCTGGACCAGACCGACTCTGTGGTG ATTCACCCACTAGTGACTCTGCTAAATCGAAG gGTTCCTGGGGGTCCGGGAAGGACCAGTGCAGCCGCGAGCACCTGGTCTCCTCGATCTTTGCTGCAGCCAACCGCAAAAGAAAGAAGCCCAAGGACAAGCCGCAGCTTAGCAGCTCTGATGATGACCTAGACTCAGTGTTCCCTAAGAAGGAGCTCCCTGGCCAGAAGCAGAATCACAGAGGCCTGGAGGTGGAGCAAGGGATCAGTGTCAGCCCTGAAGCAAAAGAGCAAGCAAaaacaggagaggagaatggaaGAGGTATTGAGCTCACGCCCAAAGGCAAAAAGGAGCACAGGAACTCTTTCTTTTTAAGGGAAAAGCCCTTGTCAAGGCAGTCCTCACCTGCCCCCTCACTCAAAAACTCTGGCTCCCCCAGACTCAGTTACCACATAGCTCAGCTTGGAAAGCCCTCTTTTTCAGACACCCCGTCCCATCTGGATGAGCCCACTTCTGATCTGGGCACCATGAGCTCTGGGGCTTCCATGCCCAGGGCACGACCTAAGAAGTGGGTGTCAGGGGCTGCTGCTCCTGATCTATCGGTGGCTGGGGCTGGGGCGTCAGCTGGGGCAGAGGTGAGCTCCATCACCTCGGACTATTCCACCACCTCGTCCATCACCTTCCTGACTGCAGCAGACTCTAGCGCACTCAGTCCAGAGGTTCAGGGTGGGGACGAGGCAGATGACGAGCGCAGCGAGCTTATCAGTGAAGGCCGGCCCATGGAGACTGACAGCGAAAGCGACTTCCCTGTGTTTGCTACGGGGGGCGGCAATGTCCAAATCATGCCTGTCTTAGTGCCGAACCAGACTGGGCATGGGCCAGAAAAGCCTGATCCTGCAGCAGCTGACGGGAAGACGACTCCTAAACTGGAACCCCGTCGCCTCTTTCCCTCCCACAGGCTGATTGAGTGTGACACACTCTCCAGGAGGCGGTCTCTGCGACAGAAGACAGATAGCGAGTCATCAGTAGAGGGTGGGACTGGCAGCGGGGAACGTGTCGAGGGCAGGTCGGAGTCAACACGACTGTCTCGTGTCTTGGAGGTGATGAAGAAGGGGCAGTCTACCAGCAGCCTCAACTCTTCCTCCCGCAGTGAGTCGGAGCGCCCTCCCGAGCCTGCCTTGCGCCTCAATATCACAGAAAGGCTCAAGTTCCGTCTGCGCACATCTGCTGATGACATGTTTGGCGTGGGTTCCCAGAAGAGCCAGTCTTCCCCGGAGACGCGCAGCAAGAAGAAAAACATCCGTCGTAGGCACACCATGGGGGGCCAGCGGGACTTTGCAGAACTGGCCGTCATCAACGACTGGAGGGAGCAAGGCGGGGTGGACCAGGCGGCTGAGCTGTCAGCCATGGACCGCCTCAAGCCAAAGTGCTCCTCTCAGGACTTCTCCATTCGGGACTGGATCGCCCGCGAGCGCTGTCGGGCCGGAGTGTCAGAGTTCAGCATGGACAGCCCACCCAAAGTTGTCCCCGAGGGAAACAGGGCACAAGCCCAGGGTACCACTCCAGAGAGACCCTCTCCCTCTGGCTCCCCATGCCTTCAGCCCATGGTGGGGGAGCAAGTGAACGGAGGTGGGCCGCAAGGCAGAAACAAAGCCAGCCTCAACCTGGCGGCTGACGACGCGCACCCACACAAACTATCAGGAGCACAAGTTGTCCGCTCGCGATTCTATCAGTATCTATGA